A stretch of Anaeromyxobacter dehalogenans 2CP-1 DNA encodes these proteins:
- a CDS encoding ThiF family adenylyltransferase — MADWVLRALDAELGGHPPERGGALLGPPGRPLVTRFEPDPGAHASASRWAPSAGLGERVTALERGEGLELKGLVHSHPGALDQPSAQDARELAAGLAHNPHLACYLGPIVSLEPPAGLGAHEVALARGKLSLFAARRSRGGGAEVAPEPLRAIPLLRDLERAAQALGGGRAEPFVTDAGEGPLLAGRLRLDGGGELLVLAGEHYPALPPVALAAGEREASGQLALSWPLALAEDERLAAALAAVLEGRGPRRRAYGPPGGPALTRDPGRARLAGWTARLADGGPEAREAARRGGLRARSAARLPEALRERAVLVAGCGSVGSYLAELLARAGVGRLALLDPEVVEPANLSRTVFAAEDVGRSKPEALARRLLAVEPSIALALEPRAVDGLPPAALDARVREADLVLAATDDPAAQRALDRFAYARGRPALFVGLYAGAQGGEVILTVPGRTACYLCATRSRHGLERAGGRVARELDYGTGRLRGEVALAADVQHVASAAAKLALALLAPEGDAGPGPFAEQVIASGATYLTLSTVPGYWFYPQVFGDTPGQGAYQSVWLTPARAPDCPVCGPPEARCDPLEVPRRTPDAAAIARALRDAGA, encoded by the coding sequence GTGGCCGACTGGGTCCTCCGCGCCCTCGACGCGGAGCTCGGCGGCCATCCGCCGGAGCGCGGCGGCGCGCTGCTCGGTCCGCCGGGGCGGCCGCTCGTCACCCGATTCGAGCCGGATCCGGGGGCGCACGCCAGCGCGAGCCGGTGGGCGCCGTCGGCCGGGCTGGGGGAGCGGGTCACCGCGCTCGAGCGCGGCGAGGGGCTGGAGCTGAAGGGGCTGGTGCACTCGCACCCCGGCGCCCTCGACCAGCCCTCGGCCCAGGACGCGCGCGAGCTCGCCGCCGGGCTCGCGCACAACCCGCACCTCGCCTGCTATCTGGGCCCGATCGTCTCGCTCGAGCCGCCCGCCGGCCTGGGCGCGCACGAGGTGGCGCTGGCGCGCGGGAAGCTCTCGCTGTTCGCCGCGCGCCGGAGCCGGGGCGGCGGCGCCGAGGTCGCCCCGGAGCCGCTCCGCGCCATCCCGCTGCTCCGCGACCTGGAGCGCGCCGCGCAGGCGCTCGGCGGCGGACGCGCCGAGCCGTTCGTCACCGACGCCGGCGAGGGGCCGCTGCTGGCCGGTCGCCTGCGCCTCGACGGCGGCGGCGAGCTGCTGGTGCTCGCCGGCGAGCACTACCCGGCGCTGCCGCCGGTGGCGCTCGCCGCCGGCGAGCGCGAGGCCAGCGGCCAGCTCGCGCTCTCGTGGCCGCTCGCGCTCGCCGAGGACGAGCGGCTCGCCGCCGCGCTCGCGGCGGTGCTGGAGGGGCGCGGCCCGCGCCGGCGCGCGTACGGGCCACCCGGCGGCCCGGCGCTGACGCGCGACCCGGGACGAGCACGGCTGGCGGGGTGGACCGCGCGGCTCGCGGACGGCGGCCCGGAGGCGCGCGAGGCGGCGCGGCGCGGCGGGCTGCGCGCGCGGAGCGCGGCGCGGCTGCCCGAGGCGCTGCGCGAGCGCGCCGTGCTGGTGGCCGGGTGCGGGTCGGTGGGCTCGTACCTGGCCGAGCTGCTGGCGCGGGCCGGCGTGGGGCGGCTCGCGCTCCTCGATCCGGAGGTGGTGGAGCCCGCGAACCTCTCGCGCACCGTGTTCGCCGCCGAGGACGTGGGCCGGTCGAAGCCGGAGGCGCTGGCCCGGCGGTTGCTCGCCGTGGAGCCGTCGATCGCGCTGGCGCTCGAGCCGCGCGCGGTGGACGGGCTCCCGCCGGCGGCGCTGGACGCGCGGGTGCGCGAGGCGGACCTCGTGCTCGCCGCCACCGACGATCCCGCGGCGCAGCGCGCCCTCGACCGCTTCGCGTACGCGCGCGGGCGCCCGGCGCTGTTCGTGGGCCTGTACGCGGGCGCGCAGGGCGGCGAGGTGATCCTCACGGTCCCGGGCCGGACCGCGTGCTACCTGTGCGCGACCCGGAGCCGCCACGGGCTGGAGCGCGCCGGCGGCCGGGTGGCGCGCGAGCTGGACTACGGCACCGGGCGGCTGCGGGGCGAGGTCGCGCTCGCCGCCGACGTGCAGCACGTGGCGAGCGCCGCGGCGAAGCTGGCGCTGGCGCTGCTGGCGCCGGAGGGCGACGCCGGGCCGGGGCCGTTCGCGGAGCAGGTGATCGCGTCCGGCGCCACCTACCTCACGCTCTCGACCGTGCCCGGCTACTGGTTCTACCCGCAGGTGTTCGGTGACACGCCGGGGCAGGGCGCGTACCAGTCGGTGTGGCTCACGCCGGCGCGCGCCCCGGACTGCCCGGTGTGCGGGCCGCCCGAGGCGCGCTGCGATCCGCTCGAGGTGCCGCGCCGGACGCCGGACGCCGCGGCCATCGCCCGCGCGCTGCGCGACGCCGGCGCCTGA
- a CDS encoding ATP-binding protein — protein sequence MSLDPELIERLKRVLAAVEPLLPRPAVPVDWAACHAANWHRSTFAGTLEPVPSIEGIRLEDLLGIEPQKKALEDNTRQFLAGLPANNALLWGVRGTGKSSLVRALLHAYADRGLRIIQVDKDDLVSLPAIVDAVKGQPYRFVLFSDDLSFGPGDASYKVLKSALDGSVYALPENVLIYVTSNRRHLVPEYESDNRGAMMVEGEIHHGEAVEEKISLSGRFGLWVGFHTFSQDLYVDVARRWAGKLCERTGVNVPWTREAETAAVLWSQRKGDRSGRIAYQFACDWVGRSVMEQQRGS from the coding sequence ATGAGCCTCGACCCCGAGCTGATCGAGCGGCTGAAGCGGGTGCTGGCGGCGGTGGAGCCGCTGCTCCCCCGGCCCGCGGTGCCCGTCGACTGGGCCGCCTGCCACGCCGCCAACTGGCACCGCAGCACCTTCGCCGGGACCCTGGAGCCGGTCCCCAGCATCGAGGGCATCCGCCTCGAGGACCTGCTCGGCATCGAGCCGCAGAAGAAGGCGCTGGAGGACAACACCCGCCAGTTCCTGGCCGGCCTGCCGGCCAACAACGCCCTGCTCTGGGGCGTGCGCGGCACCGGCAAGTCGTCGCTGGTGCGGGCGCTCCTGCACGCCTACGCGGACCGCGGCCTGCGCATCATCCAGGTGGACAAGGACGACCTGGTGAGCCTGCCCGCCATCGTGGACGCGGTGAAGGGCCAGCCGTACCGGTTCGTGCTGTTCTCCGACGACCTGTCCTTCGGGCCCGGCGACGCGAGCTACAAGGTGCTGAAGAGCGCGCTCGACGGCTCGGTGTACGCGCTGCCCGAAAACGTCCTCATCTACGTCACCTCGAACCGCCGGCACCTCGTGCCGGAGTACGAGAGCGACAACCGCGGCGCCATGATGGTCGAGGGCGAGATCCACCACGGCGAGGCGGTGGAGGAGAAGATCTCGCTGTCCGGGCGCTTCGGCCTGTGGGTCGGGTTCCACACCTTCAGCCAGGACCTCTACGTCGACGTGGCGCGGCGCTGGGCGGGGAAGCTGTGCGAGCGCACCGGCGTGAACGTGCCCTGGACGCGCGAGGCGGAGACCGCGGCGGTGCTCTGGTCGCAGCGCAAGGGCGACCGCAGCGGCCGCATCGCCTACCAGTTCGCCTGCGACTGGGTGGGCCGCAGCGTCATGGAGCAGCAGCGGGGATCCTGA
- a CDS encoding succinate dehydrogenase/fumarate reductase iron-sulfur subunit: MSAHASEHGTMNLKLIVWRQAGPNEPGRFETYDAKGITPHHSFLEMLDVVNEDLIKQGKDPIVFDHDCREGICGACSAVVNGVPHGGYKRTTLCQLHMRKFKDGDAIYLEPWRARAFPIIKDLMVDRGALDRLIQAAGWTSAHTGGVPDGNSTPIPKRAADYAMDAAECIGCGACVAACPNGAAMLFAGAKVSQLAELPQGQVEAPERVAAMIQAMADNGFGNCSNHYECEAACPKGIDVKFIARLNREFRKALVMDKVGALKKSEKAE, encoded by the coding sequence ATGAGCGCGCACGCTTCCGAGCACGGGACGATGAACCTGAAGCTCATCGTCTGGCGGCAGGCCGGTCCCAACGAGCCTGGACGCTTCGAGACCTACGACGCGAAGGGCATCACGCCGCATCACTCCTTCCTGGAGATGCTGGACGTGGTGAACGAGGACCTGATCAAGCAGGGCAAGGACCCGATCGTCTTCGACCACGACTGCCGCGAGGGCATCTGCGGCGCCTGCTCGGCCGTGGTCAACGGCGTCCCGCACGGCGGCTACAAGCGCACCACGCTCTGCCAGCTGCACATGCGGAAGTTCAAGGACGGCGACGCGATCTACCTCGAGCCGTGGCGCGCCCGCGCGTTCCCCATCATCAAGGACCTGATGGTGGACCGCGGCGCCCTCGACCGCCTCATCCAGGCGGCCGGCTGGACGTCGGCCCACACCGGCGGCGTCCCCGACGGCAACTCGACGCCCATCCCGAAGCGCGCCGCCGACTACGCCATGGACGCGGCCGAGTGCATCGGCTGCGGCGCCTGCGTGGCGGCCTGCCCGAACGGCGCGGCGATGCTGTTCGCCGGCGCCAAGGTGTCCCAGCTCGCCGAGCTGCCGCAGGGCCAGGTGGAGGCGCCGGAGCGCGTCGCCGCCATGATCCAGGCGATGGCCGACAACGGGTTCGGCAACTGCTCGAACCACTACGAGTGCGAGGCCGCCTGCCCGAAGGGCATCGACGTGAAGTTCATCGCCCGCCTGAACCGCGAGTTCCGCAAGGCGCTGGTGATGGACAAGGTCGGCGCGCTGAAGAAGTCCGAGAAGGCGGAGTAG